The following coding sequences are from one Veillonella rodentium window:
- a CDS encoding argininosuccinate synthase, which yields MGKANKVVLAYSGGLDTSVIIPWLKENYGCEVIAVCVDLGQPEDFDAVEKKAIASGASKAYIVDAKEEFVKEYVWPTVKAGAVYEGKYLLGTSFARPLIGKILVNIATKEGADAVAHGATGKGNDQVRFELAIKALAPNLKIIAPWREWDLKSRTDCMEYAAKHNIPVVATKTHPYSMDQNVWHLSHEGGDLENPANAPKDDVYLVTHTPEQAPDEAGFVTVTFKEGVPVAVDGEKGTPLQLLEKLNEIGAHYGVGVVDIVENRLVGMKSRGVYENPGGSIIMYAHRELEYLCLDRATYHYKELIANKYAELVYDGMWFAPLMNALQAFVDETQKTVTGDVKLKLYKGNIISAGSTSPYSLYSEDFVTFEEDDVYDQADAAGFINLFGLPLKINALMKEKAGL from the coding sequence ATGGGCAAAGCAAACAAAGTAGTACTCGCGTATTCTGGTGGGTTGGACACATCTGTTATCATTCCTTGGCTTAAGGAAAATTACGGTTGCGAAGTTATCGCTGTGTGCGTTGATTTGGGGCAGCCTGAGGATTTCGATGCTGTTGAGAAAAAGGCCATCGCGTCCGGCGCGTCCAAGGCGTATATCGTCGATGCGAAGGAGGAATTTGTTAAAGAATATGTATGGCCTACTGTGAAAGCCGGTGCCGTGTACGAAGGTAAATATTTGCTCGGAACATCCTTTGCGAGACCTTTAATCGGTAAAATTCTGGTTAATATCGCCACTAAAGAAGGCGCCGATGCGGTTGCTCATGGTGCGACCGGCAAAGGTAACGATCAGGTGCGGTTTGAATTGGCTATCAAAGCCCTTGCACCGAACTTGAAAATTATCGCGCCATGGCGGGAATGGGATTTGAAATCCCGTACGGACTGCATGGAATATGCGGCAAAGCATAATATCCCTGTAGTGGCGACTAAAACGCATCCGTATTCGATGGACCAAAACGTATGGCATTTATCTCACGAAGGCGGCGATCTTGAAAATCCAGCAAATGCGCCTAAAGATGATGTGTATTTGGTGACGCATACTCCGGAACAGGCCCCTGATGAAGCCGGTTTTGTGACGGTTACTTTCAAAGAAGGCGTACCGGTAGCCGTAGACGGTGAAAAAGGCACACCGTTACAATTGTTGGAAAAACTCAATGAAATCGGCGCTCATTATGGCGTCGGCGTCGTAGATATCGTGGAAAACAGATTGGTAGGTATGAAATCCCGTGGCGTTTATGAAAATCCGGGCGGATCTATCATCATGTATGCGCATAGAGAATTGGAATACCTTTGCCTCGACAGAGCGACGTATCACTATAAAGAACTCATTGCGAACAAGTATGCGGAACTCGTGTATGACGGCATGTGGTTTGCGCCGTTGATGAACGCGTTGCAGGCATTTGTGGATGAAACGCAGAAGACGGTGACAGGCGATGTGAAACTCAAATTGTACAAAGGCAATATCATTTCTGCAGGCAGCACCTCTCCATATTCCTTGTACAGCGAAGATTTCGTAACATTCGAAGAGGATGATGTATATGATCAGGCTGATGCGGCCGGATTTATCAACCTGTTCGGTTTACCTCTTAAAATTAATGCGTTGATGAAAGAAAAGGCAGGTTTATAA
- the argH gene encoding argininosuccinate lyase: MAKLWGGRFTKGTDKAVEDFTSSIAFDARMYAEDIAGSKAHAKMLAKQHIISDADRDAIVAGLTKIKGQIDKGEFPFSVALEDIHMNIEKRLTDDIGEAGGRLHTGRSRNDQCAVDLHMYVRKAVVEMGELIVDMQKALIETAEKYSDVIMPGYTHLQRAQPVLFGHHMMAYFSMLERDFDRLLTVFKHADIMPLGAGALAGSTYGIDQTYTQELLGFSRIYENSMDAVSDRDYVVEFLSFASLVMMHLSRLSEELILWSTNEFNFIELDDAHCTGSSIMPQKKNPDVCELVRGKTGRTYGHLLGLLTTLKGLPLTYNKDMQEDKEGIFDVIDTVHFALSINAAMIRGMKVNGAHMKAVLDDDFSNATDMADYLAKKGVPFREAHEIVGKAVHHCIEKGCVLLDLSVEDFKAISHHFDADILDAISIEACIAGRNNYSGTAPDCVERQRNNGKAVIAAEEKQIADWKAIVESVQE, from the coding sequence ATGGCTAAATTGTGGGGCGGGCGTTTCACAAAGGGCACGGATAAAGCGGTAGAGGATTTTACATCCTCTATCGCTTTTGACGCTCGGATGTACGCCGAAGATATTGCCGGCAGTAAGGCACATGCGAAAATGCTGGCTAAACAACATATTATCTCCGACGCGGATCGGGATGCAATTGTGGCGGGCTTAACGAAGATAAAGGGGCAAATCGATAAGGGTGAGTTTCCGTTTTCCGTAGCCCTTGAAGATATTCATATGAATATTGAAAAGCGCCTCACCGACGATATCGGTGAAGCGGGCGGTCGTTTGCATACGGGTCGTAGTCGTAATGATCAATGTGCGGTGGATTTGCATATGTACGTGCGCAAGGCCGTTGTGGAAATGGGCGAACTCATCGTGGATATGCAAAAGGCGCTCATCGAAACGGCGGAGAAATACAGCGACGTAATCATGCCGGGGTATACTCATTTGCAACGGGCGCAACCGGTGCTGTTCGGACATCACATGATGGCGTATTTTTCCATGTTGGAACGCGATTTTGACCGTTTGCTGACGGTCTTTAAGCATGCCGATATCATGCCTCTCGGGGCGGGTGCATTAGCGGGTTCTACGTACGGTATTGATCAGACGTATACACAGGAGCTATTGGGGTTTTCCCGTATTTATGAGAACAGTATGGATGCCGTATCCGACCGTGATTACGTAGTGGAATTTTTGTCCTTCGCGTCTCTCGTGATGATGCACTTGAGCCGTCTCAGCGAGGAGCTGATTTTATGGTCCACCAATGAGTTCAATTTTATTGAATTGGACGATGCGCACTGCACGGGCTCCAGTATCATGCCGCAAAAGAAAAATCCAGACGTATGTGAACTGGTGCGCGGCAAAACAGGTCGTACCTATGGACATCTGTTAGGGTTGCTAACGACCCTCAAAGGTTTGCCGTTGACGTACAACAAGGATATGCAGGAGGATAAAGAGGGTATCTTTGATGTCATTGATACGGTTCACTTTGCATTATCCATCAATGCGGCTATGATTCGGGGGATGAAGGTAAACGGTGCTCATATGAAAGCCGTCCTTGATGACGATTTCTCCAATGCGACGGATATGGCGGATTACCTTGCGAAAAAAGGTGTTCCGTTCCGTGAAGCTCACGAAATCGTGGGCAAGGCCGTACATCATTGTATCGAAAAAGGCTGTGTTCTCCTCGATTTATCCGTAGAGGATTTCAAAGCCATCTCTCATCACTTTGATGCGGATATTTTAGATGCCATCTCTATTGAAGCCTGCATAGCGGGACGTAACAACTACTCCGGTACCGCACCGGACTGTGTGGAGCGGCAACGGAATAACGGGAAAGCCGTTATCGCCGCAGAAGAAAAACAAATTGCGGACTGGAAGGCCATTGTTGAATCCGTACAGGAATAA
- the potE gene encoding putrescine-ornithine antiporter, producing the protein MKTTAKKMSVFQLTTMVAANMLGAGIIMLPTNLAQVGTISVLSWLVTAVGALVLAYIFAQAGMFSTKRGGVGGYAEYRFGKTGHFMANYAYSISLIIANIAIAVSAVGYGAVFFGVDLNAIQMSEAAIVLLWFAAILNFRGNRFTGQLSNLTIWGAIVPVLVIGTLGWFWFNPDTYMAAWNPNDLPFFDAIKQSIALTLWGFLGFESAAANADAVENPKKNVPIATVAGTLAVAVIYILSTNVMAGIVPNVDLLNSNAPFGLTFVYMFNDTVADIVMAAMVISCFGALLCWQFTLSRVFKSCAEHGYFPKVFARVNSKDAPVRGVFILLAIETAITLFTADDSLRQQFENLVNLAVVTNVFPYVLCILAVTTMMRQEGAAEVKVKRFAPVAMFGVAYCLYAIYACGVDAMMSSAIAIGIGFVTYMVRKAWLHRRQVGLQQSID; encoded by the coding sequence ATGAAAACCACCGCTAAAAAAATGTCTGTATTCCAGCTAACCACAATGGTAGCAGCCAATATGCTAGGAGCTGGGATCATTATGTTACCGACTAATTTGGCTCAAGTTGGTACTATTTCAGTTTTATCTTGGCTCGTGACAGCTGTGGGTGCGCTGGTATTGGCGTATATTTTTGCTCAAGCGGGTATGTTCTCCACAAAACGTGGCGGCGTGGGCGGCTATGCAGAATACCGCTTCGGTAAAACTGGACATTTTATGGCGAATTATGCTTACAGCATATCGCTTATCATTGCTAATATAGCCATTGCAGTATCTGCAGTCGGTTATGGCGCAGTTTTCTTTGGGGTTGATCTTAATGCCATTCAAATGAGTGAAGCGGCAATCGTATTGCTATGGTTCGCGGCGATTTTGAATTTCCGCGGTAATCGCTTCACCGGCCAATTAAGCAACCTTACTATTTGGGGCGCTATCGTCCCGGTCCTTGTAATCGGAACCCTCGGTTGGTTCTGGTTCAACCCTGACACTTATATGGCGGCATGGAATCCAAACGACTTGCCGTTCTTTGATGCAATCAAACAATCTATTGCATTGACATTGTGGGGCTTCCTAGGATTTGAATCTGCTGCAGCGAATGCTGATGCTGTAGAGAATCCAAAGAAAAACGTGCCTATTGCGACTGTAGCGGGCACATTAGCAGTGGCGGTGATTTACATCTTGTCCACTAACGTGATGGCCGGTATCGTGCCTAACGTTGATCTCTTGAACTCTAACGCACCATTCGGTTTGACCTTCGTATACATGTTCAATGATACGGTGGCTGATATCGTAATGGCGGCTATGGTGATTTCCTGCTTCGGCGCATTGTTGTGCTGGCAGTTCACTTTGTCTCGTGTTTTTAAAAGCTGCGCGGAGCACGGTTATTTCCCTAAGGTGTTCGCTCGTGTGAACAGCAAGGATGCTCCCGTGCGTGGCGTCTTTATCTTGTTAGCTATTGAAACGGCGATTACATTATTTACGGCAGATGATTCCCTTCGTCAGCAATTTGAAAATCTTGTAAACTTGGCCGTTGTAACTAATGTGTTCCCTTATGTGTTGTGTATCTTAGCGGTAACGACTATGATGCGACAGGAGGGCGCTGCAGAGGTGAAAGTTAAAAGATTCGCACCGGTTGCGATGTTTGGCGTGGCATACTGCTTGTATGCAATTTACGCATGTGGCGTGGATGCTATGATGAGCAGCGCTATTGCTATCGGCATCGGCTTTGTAACCTATATGGTTCGCAAAGCATGGCTACATCGCCGCCAGGTCGGTTTACAACAAAGTATTGATTAA
- a CDS encoding hemagglutinin repeat-containing protein — protein MKIKQYTATAVCAALLVTNSGPWIPLAVAQSVVPNQGTMGPAMDEAPNGTPIVNINKPNAKGLSHNQYDMFNVDEKGVILNNSKRPVSTELAGYVMGNPKLRGAAAKTILNEVTGTGATAMNGALEVAGRKAHVIIANPNGIAINNGTFINASAATLTTGNPIITDGTIAGYDVKQGAVTVSGQGLDASRTSRTDILAEAVQLNGKVWANEGHVVTGNNTVSVDGSGKVTNVTKTGNSEKVGLDVSRIGGMYANSMYLVGTNDGFGVNNKGILSAQNHISVDSTGKVQNSGTVVAPDMSISAKGFTQVGQAKLYADSARISAEAFTQTGNAVTKDAPVLIARKNLAVATKAIQNTNGSVLKSEGVLQLGKTMDYNGAVAGKMDTLTNVAATIEAGQQGMILAKSIANTNGGVTLKRATTGTTEHVKNEVAPEGSIKRYQLSEERIYGHDDPIPQDKVVVHSSENLQLSINGQHHDSWTKYEYDRTRVKEVVDTSKPGRIISGGNLQIEADVVTNDASQISAAGILTGNIGHYEANNPKGHEYISENGTATGYSRHKHHGWDSTNVREAEYHNDVVQPIDIPLTVYGSHVANSTTGATVDTSVLATMSQLSTNPNTTYAMETDPNFTNRRTFLSSDYVLTRLQLNPMRVQKRLGDGYYEQQLVMQSILRQTGKSRLQAGLTEEEQYRKLMDAGLTVMKSKSMMLGQGLTEAEQQQLTEDVVMLVSQPVVLPNGKTETLLVPTLYLAPTTQRVEGAANMQAQSINLQVGTMHNSGSIVADDAITVHGHTIHNDNGLIKGRTTTVAADTDVRNTQGTIEGRDRTTVYAKNNMINEGGTIKQTDETGKLVVAADRDVINNGVKYEAGNSKIVWNSANSRRETVTAVDQGQITAKGDAVVTAGRDVAMQAGTVTSGKDATVVAGRQVNMQSMTASHELEEHRYDKGKSGGGHSQTTETHDLVNEATSVGSSVEGNNVTVAANADVVLSGSEILAADKAQVEGQNVKLDTASATSSANHVYKDKKKSLVKRERTDATGVAQVTAVTGSVVSGKDVAIRSGHDVTGQSAKLMGEKGVQVTAAGKVELGADKNIAEETSTYRHKTSGLIGSGIGFTIGTEKRNVDDTNREEETARNTIASTKGKVTITANDTVHLTSADILSKTGTTIEGTAVTLDGNTDTQHMTHDDRYKKSGLTVSLGGALADSVTNATRTIKQAGGRDDKRLAVLELNEARKQLQDGYAAVDKAVKGVKLRDANGNVLKDTKGHSQRGQKNIDDAVNLSVSIGSTSQKQGQTVDTATYKGGTVISDGDVRMTARDAKNKGITLTGESVSAQSLSLASAGDINLEAGKNIVDVKNNYKSSGWSVGANLSLMTGSLLDVNASGHMARQQGDTHQESYVPATIKATELAQLKAHRDTNIIGSTVFGKKVQVDTGRDLTIRSLQDVDNFKEHSKSGGFSISSKPNFKDPTGSISASVGRIDSKWKSVTKQAGIYAGDEGYDIHTGNVTTLEGALIKSDAPKAKNKLATKSLEMKDIHNEAEYTYSNNGIGYNYYGSKKKLEEMKTNDKKGYDKIYNNIGLVPNLGVGSKGKASSTTQSAISDGILTVDGKEIDTKTINTNTENTLHQLDKIFDKKKIEERQELARLFSQNAYEQLHNWQPTTKDGKLAKSIAHGIIGEWAARIAGNAPGSGFKATMTNEMLIGEIRKLAKSNSDLAQWLSAGLGALVNFSTDSDPNLGAAIASYGTKWNEVSVSEVNRSNEMFLYEKDAEAKAYNVNSDVSFEEISNSLNLVKELGPVDVGIDFRNVPQGFFRSLANAANNTNPFKENGAFLMMNIDSDYNNQLNYGDKGLILLSHRKYEFIANSQLGSVIMEGIEMQKAIKDTIEFAVNNGTVGKTINIKTNISYNGNPTSDKILDFFAFVSAGRHEFNSEARKDSKNKIYTNSLLVDNSNYEYHKGTSPTDVLNNIGARGMELGHLQAYEWMIKFRLEAVPVDMLRLEEMEKRNEIRIIGDRIVKQAPSIAVIKRFVDKNGPKIPSKTSLVDFIKEQLNSGGRLITIYDAKKGKNVNYIVWVKNG, from the coding sequence ATGAAAATCAAACAGTATACTGCGACCGCTGTATGTGCAGCCCTGTTAGTGACAAATTCCGGGCCTTGGATTCCGCTGGCTGTGGCACAGTCTGTCGTACCGAATCAAGGTACAATGGGTCCTGCTATGGATGAAGCTCCTAATGGGACCCCCATTGTCAATATTAATAAACCGAATGCTAAGGGGTTATCTCACAATCAATATGATATGTTTAATGTAGATGAGAAAGGGGTTATTTTAAATAACTCGAAGCGTCCTGTATCTACGGAACTGGCCGGCTATGTGATGGGGAATCCGAAGTTGAGAGGCGCCGCAGCTAAGACGATTCTAAATGAAGTAACCGGAACGGGCGCGACGGCTATGAATGGTGCGTTGGAGGTAGCAGGGCGTAAGGCACATGTTATCATTGCTAATCCTAATGGGATTGCCATTAATAATGGGACGTTCATTAATGCCAGTGCCGCTACGTTGACAACAGGAAACCCTATTATTACCGATGGAACTATTGCCGGATATGATGTGAAGCAAGGTGCGGTGACGGTATCCGGACAAGGTCTCGATGCATCGCGTACATCTCGCACGGATATTTTGGCGGAAGCGGTACAGCTCAACGGCAAGGTATGGGCGAATGAAGGCCATGTGGTAACCGGTAACAATACAGTATCTGTCGACGGTAGCGGTAAGGTAACTAATGTTACCAAGACGGGCAACTCAGAGAAGGTAGGCCTTGATGTATCTCGCATTGGCGGTATGTATGCAAACAGCATGTATTTAGTGGGAACCAATGATGGTTTCGGTGTGAACAACAAAGGGATTCTTTCCGCACAGAATCATATTTCTGTAGACAGTACCGGCAAGGTGCAAAATAGTGGTACTGTGGTGGCGCCGGATATGAGCATTAGCGCAAAAGGCTTTACGCAAGTCGGTCAAGCTAAATTGTATGCTGACTCGGCACGCATTTCGGCGGAGGCTTTCACACAAACCGGTAATGCCGTTACAAAAGATGCACCGGTACTCATTGCGCGTAAGAATTTAGCGGTGGCGACAAAGGCCATACAGAATACGAATGGTAGTGTGCTGAAGTCAGAAGGCGTGTTACAACTTGGAAAGACGATGGATTATAACGGCGCTGTAGCCGGTAAGATGGATACGTTGACTAATGTGGCGGCCACTATTGAGGCCGGTCAGCAAGGTATGATTCTCGCCAAATCCATTGCTAATACAAATGGTGGCGTTACGTTGAAACGGGCTACCACGGGAACTACGGAGCACGTTAAAAATGAAGTGGCACCGGAAGGCAGTATCAAACGATATCAGCTATCTGAGGAACGCATTTATGGTCATGATGATCCGATTCCACAAGATAAGGTCGTAGTTCATTCTTCTGAGAATTTACAACTGTCTATTAATGGACAGCATCATGATAGCTGGACTAAATATGAATATGACCGCACGCGGGTAAAAGAAGTAGTAGATACCTCTAAACCGGGACGTATTATTTCCGGCGGTAATTTACAGATTGAAGCGGATGTTGTGACTAATGATGCCAGTCAAATCAGTGCAGCGGGCATTCTGACCGGTAATATCGGTCACTATGAAGCCAACAATCCGAAGGGACATGAATATATTAGTGAAAATGGTACGGCTACAGGGTATAGTCGCCATAAACATCATGGATGGGATTCCACAAATGTTCGTGAGGCGGAGTATCATAATGATGTAGTGCAGCCGATAGATATACCGTTAACTGTCTATGGCAGTCATGTAGCTAATAGTACAACCGGGGCTACGGTGGATACGTCGGTATTGGCGACTATGAGTCAGTTATCTACCAATCCGAATACAACGTATGCGATGGAAACGGATCCGAATTTTACCAATCGAAGAACCTTCTTATCTTCTGATTATGTGTTAACCCGTTTACAATTGAATCCCATGCGTGTACAGAAACGATTGGGGGATGGGTACTACGAACAACAGTTGGTGATGCAGTCTATTTTACGTCAAACGGGTAAAAGTAGATTGCAGGCGGGGCTTACAGAAGAAGAGCAGTACCGTAAATTAATGGATGCAGGTCTTACCGTGATGAAGTCTAAATCCATGATGCTCGGACAAGGATTAACTGAGGCGGAGCAACAGCAATTGACGGAAGATGTGGTAATGCTTGTCAGTCAACCGGTGGTATTGCCGAATGGTAAGACTGAAACCTTACTCGTGCCGACGTTATATTTGGCGCCGACCACACAACGTGTCGAGGGGGCAGCGAATATGCAGGCTCAATCGATTAATTTGCAAGTGGGTACGATGCATAACAGCGGCAGTATAGTGGCGGATGATGCGATAACTGTACATGGTCATACGATTCACAATGATAACGGACTGATTAAAGGGCGTACAACGACAGTGGCGGCGGATACCGATGTTCGTAATACACAAGGTACGATAGAAGGCCGTGATCGTACAACTGTATATGCTAAGAATAATATGATAAATGAAGGCGGCACGATTAAGCAAACCGATGAAACAGGAAAGCTTGTCGTGGCGGCGGATCGTGATGTTATCAATAACGGTGTTAAGTACGAAGCCGGCAATAGTAAGATTGTATGGAACAGTGCCAATAGCCGCCGTGAAACGGTAACCGCTGTAGATCAAGGTCAAATTACGGCGAAAGGCGATGCTGTGGTGACGGCAGGCCGTGATGTTGCGATGCAGGCCGGTACGGTGACGTCGGGTAAGGATGCTACCGTGGTAGCCGGACGCCAGGTAAACATGCAGTCTATGACAGCAAGTCATGAATTAGAGGAACATCGCTATGACAAAGGTAAATCCGGTGGCGGTCATTCTCAGACTACAGAAACACATGATTTAGTGAATGAAGCGACCTCTGTAGGCAGCAGCGTGGAAGGTAATAATGTAACTGTGGCTGCGAATGCTGATGTAGTACTTAGTGGTAGTGAAATTCTGGCCGCTGATAAGGCACAGGTGGAAGGACAGAATGTAAAACTGGATACTGCATCAGCTACAAGCTCCGCCAATCATGTGTATAAGGACAAGAAGAAAAGTTTAGTTAAACGGGAACGTACGGATGCGACCGGCGTGGCACAAGTGACTGCTGTAACAGGGTCTGTTGTAAGCGGTAAAGATGTTGCAATCAGATCTGGTCATGATGTGACGGGGCAATCTGCTAAACTAATGGGTGAAAAAGGCGTTCAAGTGACAGCAGCTGGCAAGGTTGAACTCGGTGCGGATAAGAATATAGCGGAAGAAACGAGTACATATCGTCATAAAACGTCAGGGTTAATAGGAAGTGGTATCGGATTTACTATCGGTACGGAAAAACGAAATGTAGACGATACTAATCGTGAAGAAGAAACGGCACGTAATACCATTGCCAGTACAAAGGGTAAGGTAACTATTACGGCTAATGATACGGTACATCTTACTAGTGCTGACATATTGAGTAAAACCGGTACAACGATTGAAGGGACTGCAGTGACCCTTGACGGTAATACGGATACGCAACATATGACACATGATGACCGCTATAAAAAGTCCGGTTTAACCGTGTCGTTAGGGGGTGCTTTAGCTGATAGTGTAACGAATGCAACACGAACCATTAAACAAGCAGGGGGACGTGATGATAAACGGTTAGCAGTCCTTGAACTCAATGAAGCTCGTAAGCAGTTGCAAGATGGGTATGCAGCGGTAGATAAAGCGGTTAAGGGGGTCAAACTTCGTGATGCGAATGGCAATGTGTTAAAAGATACAAAAGGTCATTCTCAGCGTGGGCAAAAGAATATTGATGATGCTGTCAATTTGTCCGTGTCAATTGGTAGCACCTCACAGAAACAAGGGCAAACTGTAGATACGGCAACTTATAAGGGTGGTACCGTTATTAGTGATGGTGATGTTCGCATGACGGCTCGTGATGCTAAAAACAAAGGCATTACTCTTACCGGTGAAAGCGTATCTGCTCAATCTCTCAGTCTAGCTAGTGCCGGCGATATTAATCTTGAAGCCGGTAAGAATATAGTAGATGTGAAGAATAACTACAAAAGCTCCGGTTGGAGTGTGGGTGCTAATCTTAGCTTAATGACCGGTAGTCTATTAGATGTCAATGCCAGTGGGCATATGGCACGTCAACAGGGGGATACGCATCAGGAAAGCTATGTACCGGCAACCATAAAGGCTACAGAGCTTGCGCAACTTAAGGCGCATCGAGATACAAATATCATAGGGTCTACTGTGTTCGGTAAGAAGGTGCAGGTAGATACCGGACGTGATTTGACGATTCGGAGCTTACAAGATGTAGATAACTTTAAAGAACATAGTAAATCCGGTGGATTCTCCATTTCCTCTAAACCTAATTTCAAGGATCCTACCGGCAGTATCAGTGCTAGCGTCGGTCGCATTGATAGTAAGTGGAAGAGCGTGACGAAACAGGCGGGGATCTATGCCGGTGATGAAGGATACGATATTCATACAGGCAATGTGACAACCTTAGAAGGGGCTTTGATTAAAAGTGATGCTCCGAAAGCTAAGAATAAATTGGCTACAAAATCTCTAGAGATGAAAGATATCCATAATGAAGCTGAGTATACTTATAGCAATAATGGTATTGGCTATAACTACTATGGTAGTAAAAAGAAACTCGAAGAGATGAAGACTAACGATAAAAAAGGTTACGATAAAATTTATAACAATATCGGTCTAGTTCCGAATTTAGGCGTAGGCTCTAAAGGTAAAGCAAGCTCCACTACTCAATCTGCTATTTCTGATGGTATACTTACAGTAGATGGTAAAGAGATTGATACTAAAACCATTAATACGAATACCGAAAATACATTACATCAACTAGATAAGATTTTTGATAAAAAGAAAATTGAAGAACGTCAGGAGTTGGCTCGTCTATTCTCACAAAATGCTTATGAACAATTACATAATTGGCAACCAACAACTAAGGATGGTAAATTGGCTAAGTCTATTGCTCACGGTATTATTGGTGAATGGGCAGCTCGTATAGCCGGTAATGCACCTGGTAGTGGATTTAAGGCCACTATGACTAATGAAATGTTAATAGGTGAAATAAGAAAATTAGCTAAAAGTAATTCTGATTTAGCACAGTGGTTAAGTGCTGGATTGGGAGCTTTAGTAAATTTCTCTACAGATTCTGATCCTAATTTAGGTGCAGCTATAGCAAGTTATGGAACAAAATGGAATGAGGTGTCTGTTAGTGAAGTAAATCGATCTAATGAGATGTTTTTGTATGAAAAGGATGCTGAAGCAAAGGCTTATAATGTAAATTCCGATGTGAGTTTTGAGGAAATTTCTAATAGTTTAAATTTGGTAAAGGAACTTGGTCCAGTGGATGTTGGTATTGATTTTCGTAATGTACCACAAGGTTTTTTTAGATCGTTGGCAAATGCGGCAAATAATACCAATCCTTTTAAAGAAAATGGTGCATTTTTAATGATGAATATAGATTCAGATTATAATAATCAATTAAATTATGGAGATAAGGGATTGATTTTATTATCACATCGTAAATATGAATTTATTGCAAACTCTCAATTAGGTAGTGTAATAATGGAGGGTATTGAAATGCAGAAAGCTATCAAGGATACTATTGAATTCGCAGTTAATAATGGTACGGTTGGAAAAACTATTAACATAAAAACTAACATTTCATATAATGGAAACCCTACAAGTGATAAAATATTAGATTTTTTTGCTTTTGTAAGTGCAGGAAGACATGAGTTTAATTCGGAGGCTCGAAAAGATTCAAAAAATAAAATTTACACAAATTCATTATTAGTTGATAACTCAAATTATGAGTATCATAAAGGTACATCTCCTACAGATGTATTAAATAATATAGGTGCTAGGGGAATGGAACTAGGGCATTTACAAGCTTATGAATGGATGATTAAATTTAGGCTTGAGGCTGTACCGGTGGATATGCTTAGATTAGAAGAAATGGAAAAACGAAATGAAATACGAATTATTGGTGATCGTATAGTCAAACAGGCTCCTAGTATTGCTGTTATTAAGAGATTTGTAGATAAAAATGGGCCTAAAATTCCAAGTAAGACTAGTTTGGTTGATTTTATTAAGGAGCAACTAAATTCAGGCGGCAGATTAATAACTATATATGATGCTAAAAAAGGAAAAAATGTAAATTATATTGTATGGGTAAAAAATGGATAA